DNA from Gephyromycinifex aptenodytis:
CGGTGCAGCACTCCGACGATGCCGAGCCTGGCGGCGCCGTCGAGGTTGGCGCGCAGGTCGTCGACCATGACGCAGTCGGTGGGGGCGACACCGAGGCGCTCGCAGGCCAGCTGGTAGATAGCGCGAGAGGGTTTGCGCACTCCTTCGACGCCGGAGATGACGACGGTGTCGGCGATGGCGTTCAGGTCGACCCCCCGGTAGGCGTCACGCCCGAGGGAGTTCGTGACCAGGGCGACGGGGACCCCGCTGGCGCGTACGCGCGCGACGAGGTCGAGCATTTCGTGGTCGAGGCCTAGCCCGCCGAGAACCCGGGCGATGAGGCCGTGCGCGTCGACGTCGGCGCCGTGGCGGCCCAGGGCGTCGGCGTAGGCGGCTTCGAACTCTTCGTCGCTGGCCCGGCCACATTCGTGCGCGACGAACGCGGCCCGCGCCGCTTCGTCGGTGGACAGCAGGCGTAACGGCAGGTCTGCAGGAAGCCCGATCTGGGCGGCGAACGTCGCGAATGCGTCGTGCAGTGACTCGGTGAGCACCCCGCCGTAATCGACGAGCAACGCTGTGCGAGACATCGACGTCCCTCCCAAATTCTTCCGTGGACGTCGGTGCCGCCCGGCACCCACTTTGCCGAATCCGCATTCAGTTTCAAAGCAGTGCTCACCAGTCGGGAAAGTCACCTGCTCCCCAGCCGAGTGATCAGCACGTGGTTTTCGGGGGCCGCTGCCGCTGCAGGAAACCCCCCGCGGACCGTCTTGGGCGGCCTCAACTGAGCGGGCAGCGGCGGCGACGGTCTCCGCACTTTCGTTGACAGCCAACGGGATCGCCGCAAGACTCGCGGGCACCATCACCGATGATCGGAGTTCGCCATGCGACCTGCCCGCGCGCTGACCTTGTCCACGATCGTGGCTACCGGACTCACGCTGGGCCTCGGGGCGGTGAATGCCTCGGCAACCGATGCGACTCCTGCCGGTGAGGGCAAGCACCATCCGCCATCGAGGTTGCAGAACGACTTCGATCACATCGGCGCCCAGGTCCACTCTCTGACGCGAGGCGATCGCACGACCTACTACATCGACGAGGGCACCCCCGGCCAGCGGGTGGTCGTCTTCATCGGGGGCCAGGGCACCAGCCTGGAGTCCTTCCAGCTCACCGAGTTCGCGCGCAGCACGCGGCAACAGCTCGGTCTGCGGGTGATCTCAATTGAACGCAACGGTTTCGGTCAGTCAGCCTTCGACCCCGCCCTTGGCTACGACGACTACGTGTCAGAGGTCCGGTCCGTCCTGGACCACCTCGATGTCGATGAGTTCGTCATCATGGCGATCTCCGGTGGCGGCGCGTACGCGGCACACCTTGCTGCGGCGATGCCGGAGCGGGTCATCTCGGTGCATGCGGCTGCGGCGAGCCCGATGACGCTCCCGACCCGTTCAGCGCCGCGTGGTTGCGAGCAGAGCGTTAAGCAGCGCAATGCGGCCAACGCTCACTGGACTCACAACCCCCTGCTGTGGTGGGCCGTGCCAGGTTCACCCGTTCTGCTCGTGCCGGGCTGGCAAGACCGGGCGTACGCGGACGGGACGCGCTCTTTCTACCTCGGCGGCCAACTGGGTGACCCCAGCGCGCTCAGCCACGAGGGCGCTCTGCCGTGCGGTGCCGAGGCGGTTGCGGACACCAAGAAAATCACTGCCCCGGCGTACCTGTACTGGGGCGGCGCGGACGAGGTGGTGCCGGTGGCTGCGATGAAGGCGTGGCAGGCGGCGCTGCCCAACGTTGCCAAGGCCACGGTCTACCCCGGTGAGGGCCACACGGTGCAGTACCGGCACTGGGACCAGATCCTCGTGGATATGGCTGGCTACAGCGATCACACCGTCGTATGCAAACACGGACAGACGCGACTTCTGCCGGCGAGGAAGGCCAAAGGAGCGCTCAATCACGGTGCGACGCTCGGACTGTGCGCCTGGTCGCAAGCCCACTAACAACCGACTGATGCCAGCCTCGGCGCGCCTCGTGGCGGGGCCCTTCAGCTCAGGGTTGGGCCCGGGTTGCGGCATCAGAGGGCCCTCATGACTCGGCGCAGGCAACGCACGGTGGCTGGTGGCCGACTCCTTCCTGCGGGGGCATCTCCCACATGGGCGTGCCGCGGAGGAAGGCGAGCGCCTCATCAATGTTTTCGGGCAGCCTCAGATGGATGGCGGCTTGGGCGTTGGCGATGATCTCCTCAAGGTGCGGCGGAACTTCCTCTACGCCAGGGTCTTCAGAGGTTTCGATCGCGTACAAGATGACCAGGCGTGCATAACGCCCGTCGCTCTTCTTTCGCACCACACGGCCCAGTCGCTGAATCATCTGTCGTCGCGTCTTACTGGCGCCCAGAATGATGCCCAAGTCCGCATCGGGGATGTCGACCCCCTCATCCAGAATGCGTGGCGCGCTGATGCTGCGAGTCTGGCCACTTCTGAGCAGCTCAAGTCGCTCTTCGCGTTCGTCCCGGCCGAGTTCACCGTGCACAGCGGCACTCTCGCAACCGGCGCGGTTGAGGACCTCGGCCGCCTCAGTAGCGGATGCGGTAGTACCGGTGAACACGATCGTGCCGCCGGAGGCAATGACAGCTGGTGCGAGCGAGTCGAGTGCAGCGACCTTCGCCGCGACCCTGGCCAGCACGTCGCGGCGACGCGCGAACGCGGCAAGGAAGGCACGAGCGCTTGACGCGGCGGGATGATCGTGCTGGTGGTTGAGCTGCTGGGCATACATCAGCACCTCCACAAAGCTGGGCGAATCACCGCCCAGGTTTCCGGCCAGCACCCGCCATGCACGCTTCAAGCCGTCTGAGACGGCGTCGTATTCAGCTCGCTCCGGCGGCGAGAGCGGCACCCCCAATTGGGCAACTCGGAATGGAGCGATCAGTTCCTCGGCCAGCGCACGCTCGTACCCGAGACGGAAACACACACCGTTGAAGTACGGCAGGAGCACATCCGTGTCGCCTTCGTCGCCACGCTCAAACGTCGCAGAAAGGCCCAGACGTTGACTGAAGTTTGGGCGCAGCGCCCACGCGAAGGTTGGGGCGCCGTACCGGTGCGCTTCGTCAGCCACGAGTAGTGCCCGCTCGTCCGGCCATAGCGGGTTCTTGTGGGCCAGGGTCTGCACCGTGTCAACCAGCACGTGCCAGCCCGGGGAACGAGTTGCGTCGGTCGACACTCGCACCCCGGGGAACAGTTCGCGAACTTGAGCTTCCCACTGCGACACGAGACCCTGCGTCGGCGTCATCACGACCACACGCAGCCCATCCATCAGCGCCTCCGCGAGCGCCGCAAGACCGACCCGTGTTTTGCCTGCGCCCGTGACCGCCTCCACAACACCGACCCGATCGGCACGGCGCCACGCCTCGAGCGCCTCCATTTGCCACGGGTATAGGTCCGGCAATTCGATCTCCGGCAAATCTGGGAGGACCGGAGCAGACCCCTCCGTCGACGGCGGCGGCGTGTTCGTCCACGCCTCGAAGGTCTGCTGCGGTGGCGCATCGACTGTCTCTTGTTTCGCCCCAACCTCTTCGGCAGGGAAGTCGGCTTCCGGATCCGGGCCGCTCCGCGCCTGCACGCAGGGAAGCGGCTGTGTGTCTTGTGGCGACAGCACGTCCTCGGTATCCGGTAGCGACGATGACATCACCTCGGGCGTGGGGGGCGTCTCGAACAGCGCCCGAAGGGCGACGAGACGGGCCTGCATGCGCGCAAAAGCGGCCCCTGCCGTCGCGACATCATCGGCGAGTGCACCAATTTCGCGCGCGATCGCGCGACGATCCAGGTCCGCCATCGCTCCCACTCTCTTCAGCTCTCTTCTGGGCTGCCTACTTATCGATCGGCGCCGATCCTGCGAGCACAAGAGGACTGGCGGAATTACTACGCGTCTGCACCGTTCGGCCGACCGGGATAAGAGACGAGTAGGGGTGCCATGTCGGGAAGTTCAAACGGTGACATCGTCACCGCGGCGGTAGCTGCCGTGACGCATGCCTTGGGCCCGGTTGTGGCCGCGGCTGCACCGCAGGACGTACCTGGAGGGTGGCCAGAGCTGTACCGCGGCAGCCTGGGAGTCACGAACGCTGCTGACCCGATGCAAGATCCGGTATTCCTGCTGCGTGTCGTCGCGGAGCACACCAGCGCTTTCTCCGTCGACGACCCCAACGCCTGCCGCCGGGTCGCCGGTCTGGCACGACAGCGGTTCGCCCGGGCGCTCAGCCACGGGGGGCTTGCTGAACCGGGCAAGCTCGTGGAATCCGTCGGGGAGCTCCTCCCCATGTTCGGGGTAGCTGTGCCGTCACCTCTTACAACGGCCCAGGGGCAGGCACCACGCGGCATCAAACCAGCAAGTGAGAGCACAGATCCGGACGGCCTCCCGGCTCCAGAAGTGATGGCGCGCTGGCAGGGCGACCTACTCGATTTGTCCCGGCGCAACCTGCTTATCTCTCTGGGCGAGCACGGGGTACGGGTATTGGTCGATGAGCCGGACCTGGCCGAGGTGGAGAACATCATGGCCGACGGTTTCGAGATCGTCGTGCGTGGCTGGGACGACCTCGACGATGTTGACCTTCAGGGCTTGGGCTGCGCCGACCTTCGCGTCGAAGGCCCCGCTGACCTGAACTCCCGGCTGCGCCGCTCCATGCTCAGTTCAGAGGGAACAGTATTCGCCGACCTCGCTGCGGCGCCCATGCATCAGGCGCTAACGAAGCTACGGAGGCGGGCCCAGATTGTTAACGAGGAATCAGGAGCGAGCCCGCTTTATCTGACAGTGGGAGCCTTGCGGGTGGGGGATCAGTTAGCACCGCTGTTCCTCATCCCCATCGTCATCGAGGGCGGTAGACGCGGCCCGTGGTCTATCCGAATGGAGGCGGGTTCGCAGCCTCGCCTCAACGAGTGTCTCGTGGAGTATCTGCGCCGAAGGGACGGTTTCGCCCCGGGCGCGCTTGTGCGTCCGCGGGCCGACCACGCAGGCATTGATGTCCCGTGGGTAATCGAGGACCTGCGACGTGCGCTCACTCGGCGGCGGTTTCCGTATGAGGTTGTGCCGGACATGCGCATCGTGGCGGTGCGGTACTCCACGATGCGCCTGTGGCGCGACTTGCGCAGCAATAGCGCTGCGCTTTCAGGCAACCCCCTTGTGCACCACCTCATGCAGGGCGACGGTCCGTTCGTGGATCCAGTCCCTGAACCCGTGTCTTCGCATCGCGATGAATATGAGTTGTCCCTGCCCATCCCTGTGGACGGGTCGCAGCTCCGCGCCGTGCGCTGGGCACATGAGGGCCGAACCTTTGTACTGCAGGGACCCCCTGGCACCGGCAAGTCTCAGACGATCGCCAACATCCTGGCTGATGCGGTGGCTTCCGGGCGCCGGGCACTCTTCGTCGCTGAAAAGGATGCGGCGCTCGAGGTCGTTCAACGCCGGCTGGCCGAGGCCGGGCTAGCGCAGCGGTGCTTGGATCTGCGCGCCTCAGATCTGACAGTTGCAAGTATGCGTGAGCACCTGGCTCAGGCGTTGTCCCGACACCCAAGCAATGCTGGTGTGGGCTCGGAAGGGCTCCGGCGCCGGCACCGCCTGCACGTTGACCGTCTGGCGGCGCACCCAGCCGCCCTACTCAACGAGGAGGTGGACAGTTCTGCCTTCGATGGCCAGCTACGCGCACGACAGGTGGCGGCCTACCGGGAATCTGCACAAGCACTTCGGCAGTCGCTGTCCGAAGTTATCAACGGGGTTGGTTTACCCGATCCGGGGCACGACTGGCGAGGGAGCGATCCCCTCTCCCGTTTGCGTCGAGAGCTACGGGTTGCGAACTCTGACAGCGTCCGTGACTTCCTCGCCACCCACACCGACGCGGCTCTATCTGTGACCCCATGTGTTTTGGCGAGTCCCTCCGCAGTCTCACAGCACCTCCCGGCCAGTGGCGCACTGTTTGACCTCGTTGTCTTCGATGAGGCCTCCCAGATAAGGGTTGAGGCGGCGGTCGGCGCGATGGGGCGCGGGAAGGCTGTCGTGATCGTCGGTGATCCGCAACAGATGCCTCCTTCCAGCGCTATCACCGCAGACAACGCCGAGGAAGACGACCTGCAAGAAGAGTCGATCCTGCTGGAAGCGGTACGGGCTGGAGTCCCAGTGCTGTCGTTGTCCTGGCACTATCGCAGCCGCTCTGAGGGATTGGTGGCGTTCTCCAACTCGCGCTACTACGACGGTCAGCTGGCGAGTTTCCCCACTCCACCAAGCGAAGGAGTCGAGTCCGGCGTCACCTTTCGTCGGGTGCCGGGCCGGTACGAAAAAACCCGCGGGTCGAAGACCAAGATGAATCGCGTCGAGGCCGAGTACGTCTTCCACGAGATCGAGCGGCTGCTCGGCGAGGACCCGCGGGCGTCGATCGGTGTTGTCACCTTCAACGCTGCGCAATGTGATGCAATTCTTGATCTCCTCGAAGACAGCCCGTCCCCTTTGGTAGCTGAGGCACTTGAGCGAGAGCGAGAACCGCTGATCGTCAAGGCACTTGAGCATATCCAAGGTGACGAACGCGATCACATCCTCTTCTCCTTGACGCATTCGCTGGATGAATCCGGGCGGCTACCCTCGAACTTCGGCTTGCTGTCACGCGCCGGTGGTGAGCGACGACTCAACGTGGCCATCACCCGGGCGCGCAAGCGGAACGTTTTCTTCGCCTCCTTCGACCCCACGGACATCGACCGCTCCAGTCGAGTCTCGAAGGGACCCGCTCATCTGCGGGAGTACTTGCTGGCGGCCGAGCATGGGCAGCAACCGGTTGCGGCTCGGGCCGCAGCGCCTGAGCCGTGCCGGGCCGATCTTGCCCGGCGTCTGCGCTCCCAGGGGCTGACCGTGCGTGAGGACGTGGGATTGTCGTTGTTCAAGGTCGATCTGGCGGTTCGTCGCGAGGGCCGACTATGGGTGGCGGTGATCCTCGACACCACTGAGTGGGCGGAGCGCCCCTCGGTTGCAGATCGCGATGACGTTCCCTACACCGTTCTTCGGGACTATATGGGTTGGGGCGCAGTCCACCAGGTGTATCGCAATGAGTGGCAAGGCTCCCCGGAGGCTATTGCCGAAACGATCGCTTCATTGGCTGCTGGCTTGCCACTGGAGCCTAAGAGCGTGCACTCACCTGACCCGCCGGCCGGGAATCCACCCACACCCGGCACAGCGACACCTACGCGAGCAGCCGCAGCCGCAGCCGCTGTCCAGCAACAACGGGCGGTTCAGCAGGTGACCGAATCGGTCGCAGTCGGTGGCGTGGTGGTGAGCCGGTTCCGACCCGCACATGAAGAATTCCGCGGACCTAAGGCGGTCATTGAAAGATTGCCCGACCGGGTATGTGTTACGCGCGTTGGAGCGCAATGGCGAGATGTAGCTGCGGCCGAAGGGCCGGTAGCTATCGGGCGCGCAGCGACGATCATCGCGCGGCGCTTTGGCATGAGTCGACTGCACCCCGCCCGGCGGAAAATGATCGTGGCGGCCATACCGAAAGACCTACCCCGCACCCGCGTCGGCGGTGAGGTGTTCATCTGGCCAAGCGACGTGGATCCGCAGTCGTATCAAGGCGTTCGCACCAGCGATCGACCGCACCGCAGGGTCCATGAGATCTCACCCGAAGAGATCGCTAACGCTTTTCGTCTCGCGCTCGCTGAGAACAGTGGCCGCTGCACTCAAGGTGAGCTGCTCCGAAGCGTGAGCATGACATTCGGCTTCGGACGCCTGGGGCATGTTGTGCAAGCAGGTCTCGTCAAAGCCCTGGAGACGCGCCTTATCCGCCCAGGAGTTGTGAATCGTGTCGGGGAGGAGATTTACGCCGTTGCTACCCCCAGCAAAATTGACTCTGTGTGGGCACATCAGCCACTTGTAAGACAGGGATAGCCCAGCTTCAAAGCTCCGGCGGGCCTGCCTCGCCCCACTGCCCGTCTGTTCCGACTACTGCCCTGGCCCTGCGCGATCGTGATCAGGGATGACCCTCACTCGGCCTGCACTCGTTGTTTGGAGCCGGCTTCGTAGCGTCGGTTGGTCAGGTAGCTGTGTAGGTAGTCGTCGGCGAGTAGACGCGGGATTTGGTGGCGGTGTTGGGGTGAGGGGTCAAAGGCGAGGACTGTCCGGCCCTGCACCTGCGCCAGGGGGATGTTGTAGTCCGGGTAGGCCTGGACGAAGGTGACGAGTTTGTCGGTGGTCAGGTTCGCCCTGTAGTCGGGGTCGTTCTCGATGAGACGGGCGATCGCCGCCATCTTGGCGCGCATGGTTGGGTCGTCCATCACGGCCGCTTCCAGGTCGGGGTAGCCGTCGATGGCGATGTCTTTCGTCACCTGCTTCAAGGTCTTTCTCGCCATGTGGCGGGCTTTGCGGTCGGCCTGCAGTTTGGTATGGATCAGCGACACGGTCGTGAACAGGGCGTGGCCGCCGCAGGTGTACACGTCGAATCGCGGCTCGTAGTAAAGGATGTCGCCGTCAACCCGGCGGTAGACGCCGTCGCGGGGCAGCAGCGGGATCGCGCGGGCGCGGCGGGTCGCGATCCCGGGGCCTTTCATCCGGTAGGCGACGATCCGAGCCGCACCAGACCCGATGATGTGCGCCATCGCCAGCACCGAAGCGCTTTCGCTGTCACCGGTGTCGAAGCCGACGTCGCCGCCGCGCACCACTTCATCCAGGGCCGCCAACTCCGGGATGTCTTCCAGCGCCTCGACGAGCACTTGGCCGGAGTCCGTCTGGTAGGAGGGGTCGTAGGCCAGGAACTGTTTCTCGGCGAGCGCCGCTGCCGCGCCCGCCACGTCGCTGGCGACCTCGGCCGCCAGTCCGTTGTCGAGGTCGAACCGCGTCACCTGCGCGTCGGCCAGCGTGCCGCCCCGGATGACGAAGTTGCCGGCCACGGCAGCTGCCGACTGTTTCTCGCTGGCCGCAGCCAGGAGTTCCCGCGCCTTCTCGGTGTTCACCTGGTCCTCCCCAGTTGGATCGCGACGCCCTCACCGAGGTGACGCCATTCCACCTCGCCCTGCTGGGGGATCCGGTGGCGTTTGGTGAGCAGCATCGTGATGGCGCCACTGTCTTCGGTGACTTCGTACAGCCGGTAGCCGAGCAGCGCCAAGGTGGGATTGAGGTGGTAGAGCCCGGCCCGCACATAGATCAGGGACATCAGGGCCAGCAACGCCAGGGTCGCCCACAGTGTGGTGGCCGGTGTCGGGCCGAACAGGGCGACGACGATCGGCATCAAGTACGTCGAGGTGAAGCCGATAACGCTCTCATCGGCGCGCTTCACCCCGGCGGTCTGGACGCGGTGCACCTGGACCTGCGCTAGCGAACGCAGCACCACCAGCAGCAGCCCGGCCGCCGCGACACAGCCCGCCAACAAGACCCACCCAACACGCCCCAGATCCTCCAGGCGAAGCAGCGTGAGGATGAAGACAAGCGGAGCGAAGGCCGAGCACAACAGCCCCGCACCCACCACCTGTTTCATGCGCCGATCCTAGGGTGGCCCACCGACAGCAGGACCGCCATCACGACACCGGTTCCCTTGACTGCCTGGCGCGCCCGCACCGGGGATCCGGTACCCCCGACAGCCGCGACGGGGTGACTGATCGGCATCCGGCCACTCAACCGGCCCATGATCGAAGGCCCCCAAACAGCGCTGCGCAGTCATCTAGTTTGTGCCCCAACTATTTGTGTGCGAATGTTCGAGCATCAGCCGCCCACCCCAGGGAGTGCACGTGAGTACTTTGTTCAGCCCGCTGCGCGTCGGAGCCTTCGAGGCTCCCAACCGCATCGTCATGGCCCCGCTCACCCGCAACCGTGCAGGTGAGGGGATGGCGCCCACCGAGCTCAACGCCGAGTACTACGCGCAGCGAGCGGGCGCCGGATTCATCGTCGCTGAGGGCACCCAGCCCAGCGCCGTTGGTCAGGGCTACCTGAACACTCCCGGGATTCATTCACCCGAACAGGTCGCCGGGTGGCGCCTGGTCGCTGACGCGGTGCACAAACGCGGCGGACGGATCGTCGTGCAACTCATGCACGCCGGGCGCATCGCCCACCCCGACAACAAGGGCGGCCTGGAATCAGTGGCGCCCAGCGCTATCGCCGCCCCAGGCACGATCATGACCCGGGGCGGTGCGCAGCCGATGCCGACACCACGAGCGCTGAAGACCGAGGAGCTTGCTGGCATTGTCGAGGACTTCGTGCACGCTGCTCGCTGTGCCCGCCAAGCCGGGCTCGACGGGGTGGAGATCCACGCCGCCAACGGATACCTGCTGCACCAGTTCCTCGCGCCGACGTCCAACGAACGCGACGATGACTACGGCGGCAGCCCGCAGGCGCGGGCGCGGCTCGTCGTCGAGGTCGCCCGTGCCGTCGCGGAAGAGATCGGGGCCGACCGGGTCGGCATCCGCATCTCACCGGAGCACAACATAAAGGGCGCCCTTGAAACCGACCCCGAAGAGACCCTGGCGACGTATACGGCCCTGGTGGAGGGCATCGCCCCGCTCGGACTGGCTTACCTGAGCATCTTGGCCGACCCTGCCTCGCGTCTGACCGCGGACCTGCGGCGTCGCTTCCGCGGCAATGTCGTCCTGAACTCCGGTTTCGGCACGGTGACCAGCCGCGAGGAAGCCTCACTGCTGGTCGCGAGCGGCCTGGCAGACCTGGTGGCCGTCGGCCGACCGTTCCTGGCCAACCCGGACCTGGCGCGCCGCTGGGAGCTCGGCGCTGACCTCAACGAACCGGACCCGGCAACGTTCTACGGCGGCGGGGCCCGCGGCTACACCGACTACCCGGCGCTGGGCTGACAGCTGTGGCTGGGGCAGCAAACGGTGAGACTCGACACGGGCGCAATCCGGTGGTGACCGGCACGCCCGCACTCGAGAAGCAGCTCTGTTTCGCGCTGTACGCCGCTTCCCGAGCAATGACGAACGCCTACCGGCCCAGCCTGGCGAAGCTGGGGTTGACCTACCCGCAGTTCGTCACGCTGCTCGTGCTGTGGGAACACGACGGGATGTGCGTGGCGGATCTGGCGACCCGGCTCTACCTGGACGCCAGCACGCTGTCCCCCCTGCTCAAACGCCTGCAGGCGATGGGACTCATCGAGCGGCGACGCTGCAGCAGCGACGAACGGCGGGTCACGATCCACCTCACCGACGACGGCTTCGCCCTGGCTGGCCCCGCCACCCAAGCCCAGCGTGACGTCGCCTGCAAACTCAACCTCAACGACGAGGAAGCGGCCACGCTGCGTTCCCTGACTGGGCGGCTCCTGCAGGCCTACGGCCCCACCACAACCGAATAACGACACCGACTGCCCACGTCAGCGGGCGCGGGCTGGCGTGGCGATGCTGAGGTGCCCCGGCACCGCTTCGACTAGCCGCGCGTATTGCCACCCGCCCGCGAGCCTCGCCCGCGAGGCTCGACCTCACAGGAGAGAACACATGACGCAGAACAAGACCGTCCCGACCCGTACCCGCGAAATCCACCTGGCTTCGCGCCCGCACGGAGCCCCCGGCCCGGAGAACTTCCGGCTCGTGCACACCGACCTACCTGAGCTCGCACCGGGCCAGGTGCTCGTGGCCAACACGGTGATGTCGGTGGATCCGTACATGCGCGGACGGATGAACGACGCCAAGTCGTATGTGCCGCCGTTTCAGGTCGGTGCGCCGCTGGATGGTGGCGCGGTCGGCACAGTGATCGCTTCCCGCAGTGAGGAGGTCCCGGTCGGGGCGAGCGTGCTGCACGCGTTGGGGTGGCGTGAGCACGCTGTGCTGCCTGCGGCTTCGGTGCGCGCCGTGGACACCAGCCAGGTCGCGGACAGCGCCTACCTGGGGGTTCTCGGGATGCCGGGGATGACGGCCTACGCGGGGTTGTTGTACGCCGCCGAGATGGTGCCCGGTGACGTCGTTTTCGTCTCTGGTGCTGCCGGAGCTGTCGGGTCGCTGGTAGGGCAGATCGCCCGCTTGAGCGGCGCCTCACGAGTCATCGGTTCGGCTGGTTCTCCGGAGAAGGTTGCTCGCCTGCGTGAGCTGGGGTTCGACGCCGCGCTCAACTACCGCGACGGTTCACTGAGTGAGCAGCTCGGCGCGGCAGCCCCCGACGGGATCGACGTGTATTTCGACAACGTCGGCGGGGACCACCTGGAGGCCGCCATCACCCACCTGCGCACCGACGGGCGCGTCGCGATGTGCGGAGCGATCTCGCAGTACAACGCCACCGAACCGACTTGCGCGCCACGCAACCTGGCGCTCGCCATCGGTAAACGCCTCACCTTGCGCGGCTTCATCGTCGGCAAGTACGCCGAGCAGGTGCGCCCCGAGTTCACCGCGCGCGTGGGCGCCTGGCTCACGCAGGGCGAGATCCAGTGGGATGAAACCGTCCGCGACGGCCTGCAGTCCGCACCCCAGGCCTTCATCGACATGCTGGCCGGCGCTAACACCGGCAAGATGCTCGTCCGCCTCTAAGCGGCCGGCCCGTGGTGGGCGGCCTTGGCGGCGGTGAGGGGTTTCTGGACAGCCAGCCGACCTGGACAACCAGCTGACGGCTCTGATCGCCACTGCAGCACCGGCGTCGTGGCGGCGACCATCTCGCCGTTGGTTTCACGGGAAACATGACAGGCTGGCCGGCATGTCGACGGATCGCTCTGAGATCACCCTCCGCTTTCTCGCATCCCCGACCGACGCAGGCCAGTCCGGTGTCGTCAGTGCCGGCCGCGTCCTTGAGTGGATCGACAAAGCCGGGTACGCGGTTGCGGCCCGCTGGAGTGGCACCTACGCGGTCACTGCCTACGTCGGCAACATCCGGTTCTCCCGCCCGATCGAGGTGGGGCATCTCGTCGAGGTGCGGGCGCGGGTCATCCACACGGGCCGATCGTCGATGCACATCCTTGTCGAGGCGTTCAGCGGTCCGCCGAGCACGGGCGCGCTCGAGGCGGCGTCACACTGCCTCATCCTGTTCGTGTCGGTGGACGACTCTGGCCGATCACAGGCTGTGCGGCCGCTGGTCCCGACGGACGAAGCGGGTCGTCTCCTTCAGGCGTGGGCTCGGCGCCGGGCCGAGGTGCGCGCCGAGATCGAGGCCGCGATGAAGCAGCAGGTGTACTCGGATGCGGGAACCGCCCCCGTCATCACGATGCGGTTTCTCGCTGCGCCGACCGACGTCAACTGGGGCGGCAAGGTGCACGGCGGGATTGTCATGCGCTGGATCGACGAGGCCGCCCACGTGCTCGCGACGTCATGGTCGGGCAACCCGGCCAACGTCGCGATCTTCACCGGCGGTGTGCGCTTCTACCGGCCTCTGCGCATCGGGCACGTCGTCGAGGTGGAAGCGCGTCTGCTGCACACGGGGCGCACGTCGATGCACATCGGTGTGCATGTGCGCTCCGGTGATCCGGCGAACGGCGAGATGGAACTGACAACGTACTGCCGCACGGTGTTCGTCGGGATTGACGAGCAGCGTCGCGCCGTGCCCACGCGCACATGGACGCCGGTGTCCGAGGAGGACATCGCCCTGGACGCGCACGCCCTGGACCTCACCGCCATCCGCGCCCGGCATGAGGGACCTGCAGAGCAGGAGGCCTCGCCGGGGCGGTGACTCCAGGCGACGCCGCCGGATATACCTCCGAGCCGAGCCTCTGCTCACTCGTGCCGCAGCTTCAGCGGCGCAGGGCCCGGTCAGCGTCCACCGATGTGGTCGGGCAGATGACGGACTACCTGGCCAAGTACTCGGACCCGTGCGTGATCGCTGTCCGGCACACCCCTCACGACGAGGGGGAAGCGATCGGCATGCGGGCCGCCAGCCTCACCGCGCTGCTCGCCGCCCTGGGTGGGTTGGCCGCCGACCAGATCGCAGACGA
Protein-coding regions in this window:
- a CDS encoding Kiwa anti-phage protein KwaB-like domain-containing protein, yielding MNTEKARELLAAASEKQSAAAVAGNFVIRGGTLADAQVTRFDLDNGLAAEVASDVAGAAAALAEKQFLAYDPSYQTDSGQVLVEALEDIPELAALDEVVRGGDVGFDTGDSESASVLAMAHIIGSGAARIVAYRMKGPGIATRRARAIPLLPRDGVYRRVDGDILYYEPRFDVYTCGGHALFTTVSLIHTKLQADRKARHMARKTLKQVTKDIAIDGYPDLEAAVMDDPTMRAKMAAIARLIENDPDYRANLTTDKLVTFVQAYPDYNIPLAQVQGRTVLAFDPSPQHRHQIPRLLADDYLHSYLTNRRYEAGSKQRVQAE
- a CDS encoding alkene reductase — encoded protein: MSTLFSPLRVGAFEAPNRIVMAPLTRNRAGEGMAPTELNAEYYAQRAGAGFIVAEGTQPSAVGQGYLNTPGIHSPEQVAGWRLVADAVHKRGGRIVVQLMHAGRIAHPDNKGGLESVAPSAIAAPGTIMTRGGAQPMPTPRALKTEELAGIVEDFVHAARCARQAGLDGVEIHAANGYLLHQFLAPTSNERDDDYGGSPQARARLVVEVARAVAEEIGADRVGIRISPEHNIKGALETDPEETLATYTALVEGIAPLGLAYLSILADPASRLTADLRRRFRGNVVLNSGFGTVTSREEASLLVASGLADLVAVGRPFLANPDLARRWELGADLNEPDPATFYGGGARGYTDYPALG
- a CDS encoding AAA domain-containing protein, with the translated sequence MSGSSNGDIVTAAVAAVTHALGPVVAAAAPQDVPGGWPELYRGSLGVTNAADPMQDPVFLLRVVAEHTSAFSVDDPNACRRVAGLARQRFARALSHGGLAEPGKLVESVGELLPMFGVAVPSPLTTAQGQAPRGIKPASESTDPDGLPAPEVMARWQGDLLDLSRRNLLISLGEHGVRVLVDEPDLAEVENIMADGFEIVVRGWDDLDDVDLQGLGCADLRVEGPADLNSRLRRSMLSSEGTVFADLAAAPMHQALTKLRRRAQIVNEESGASPLYLTVGALRVGDQLAPLFLIPIVIEGGRRGPWSIRMEAGSQPRLNECLVEYLRRRDGFAPGALVRPRADHAGIDVPWVIEDLRRALTRRRFPYEVVPDMRIVAVRYSTMRLWRDLRSNSAALSGNPLVHHLMQGDGPFVDPVPEPVSSHRDEYELSLPIPVDGSQLRAVRWAHEGRTFVLQGPPGTGKSQTIANILADAVASGRRALFVAEKDAALEVVQRRLAEAGLAQRCLDLRASDLTVASMREHLAQALSRHPSNAGVGSEGLRRRHRLHVDRLAAHPAALLNEEVDSSAFDGQLRARQVAAYRESAQALRQSLSEVINGVGLPDPGHDWRGSDPLSRLRRELRVANSDSVRDFLATHTDAALSVTPCVLASPSAVSQHLPASGALFDLVVFDEASQIRVEAAVGAMGRGKAVVIVGDPQQMPPSSAITADNAEEDDLQEESILLEAVRAGVPVLSLSWHYRSRSEGLVAFSNSRYYDGQLASFPTPPSEGVESGVTFRRVPGRYEKTRGSKTKMNRVEAEYVFHEIERLLGEDPRASIGVVTFNAAQCDAILDLLEDSPSPLVAEALEREREPLIVKALEHIQGDERDHILFSLTHSLDESGRLPSNFGLLSRAGGERRLNVAITRARKRNVFFASFDPTDIDRSSRVSKGPAHLREYLLAAEHGQQPVAARAAAPEPCRADLARRLRSQGLTVREDVGLSLFKVDLAVRREGRLWVAVILDTTEWAERPSVADRDDVPYTVLRDYMGWGAVHQVYRNEWQGSPEAIAETIASLAAGLPLEPKSVHSPDPPAGNPPTPGTATPTRAAAAAAAVQQQRAVQQVTESVAVGGVVVSRFRPAHEEFRGPKAVIERLPDRVCVTRVGAQWRDVAAAEGPVAIGRAATIIARRFGMSRLHPARRKMIVAAIPKDLPRTRVGGEVFIWPSDVDPQSYQGVRTSDRPHRRVHEISPEEIANAFRLALAENSGRCTQGELLRSVSMTFGFGRLGHVVQAGLVKALETRLIRPGVVNRVGEEIYAVATPSKIDSVWAHQPLVRQG